One genomic window of Camelina sativa cultivar DH55 chromosome 5, Cs, whole genome shotgun sequence includes the following:
- the LOC104785154 gene encoding squamosa promoter-binding-like protein 9, translated as MEMGSNSGPGLGPGQAESGGSSTESSSFSGGLMFGQKIYFEDGGGGSGSSSSGVGSNRRVRGGGSGQSGQIPRCQVEGCGTDLTNAKGYYSRHRVCGMHSKTPKVIVGGLEQRFCQQCSRFHQLPEFDLEKRSCRRRLAGHNERRRKPQPASLSVLSSRYGRIAPSLYGNADAGMNGSFLGNQDMGWTSTRTLDTRVIRRPVSAPSWQINPMNVFSQGSVGGGGTSFSSPEIMDTKLESYKGMGDSNCALSLLSNPHQPQANNNNNNNNTWRASSGFCPMTVTMAQPPPAPSQHQYLNPPWVFKDDDNDMSPVLNLGRFTEPADNCQISNGTTTMGDQFELSDHHHQSRRQYIEDENTRAYDSSSHHNNWSL; from the exons atggagatgGGTTCCAACTCGGGTCCGGGTTTAGGTCCGGGTCAGGCAGAGTCCGGTGGTTCCTCCACTGAGTCATCCTCTTTCAGTGGAGGGCTCATGTTTGGCCAGAAGATCTACTTCGAGGACGGTGGAGGTGGATCCGGGTCTTCTTCCTCTGGTGTTGGGTCAAACAGACGTGTCCGTGGAGGAGGGTCAGGTCAGTCTGGTCAGATACCAAGGTGCCAAGTGGAAGGTTGTGGAACGGATCTAACCAACGCAAAAGGTTATTACTCGAGGCACAGAGTTTGTGGAATGCACTCTAAAACACCCAAAGTCATTGTTGGTGGTCTCGAACAGAGGTTTTGTCAACAGTGCAGCAG GTTTCATCAGCTTCCTGAGTTTGACCTAGAGAAAAGGAGTTGTCGTAGGAGACTCGCTGGCCATAATGAGCGACGGAGGAAGCCACAGCCTGCGTCTCTCTCTGTGCTGTCTTCTCGTTACGGGAGGATTGCACCATCACTTTACG GGAACGCTGATGCTGGAATGAATGGAAGCTTTCTTGGGAACCAAGACATGGGATGGACAAGTACAAGAACATTGGATACAAGAGTGATTAGACGACCTGTGTCAGCACCGTCGTGGCAGATCAATCCGATGAATGTATTTAGCCAAGGTTCAGTTGGTGGAGGAGGGACAAGTTTCTCATCTCCAGAGATTATGGACACTAAACTAGAGAGCTACAAGGGAATGGGCGACTCAAACtgtgctctctctcttctgtcaAATCCACATCAGCCACaggccaacaacaacaacaacaacaacaacacatggCGAGCTTCTTCAGGTTTTTGCCCGATGACAGTTACAATGGCTCAGCCACCACCTGCACCTAGCCAGCATCAGTATCTAAACCCGCCTTGGGTATTCAAGGACGATGACAATGACATGTCTCCTGTTTTGAATCTAGGTCGGTTCACCGAGCCTGCAGATAATTGTCAGATAAGCAATGGCACGACGACAATGGGTGATCAGTTCGAGTTATCTGATCACCATCATCAAAGTAGGAGACAGTACATAGAAGATGAGAACACAAGGGCTTATGACTCTTCTTCTCACCATAATAACTGGTCTCTCTGA
- the LOC104785155 gene encoding outer envelope pore protein 16-3, chloroplastic/mitochondrial-like has protein sequence MDPAEMRYLEEEDGPMVKTMKGSVTGFGVGMIYGTILATWKDVPRVERNVALPGLIRTLKMMGTHGLTFAAIGGVYIGVEQLVQNFRCKRDFYNGAIGGFAAGASVLGYRARSIPTAIAAGATLAITSALIDSGGQTTRVDTGREYYPYTVEKRAEADS, from the exons ATGGATCCAGCTGAAATGAGATATTTGGAAGAAGAGGATGGTCCGATGGTGAAGACAATGAAAGGAAGTGTCACTGGTTTTGGTGTTGGGATGATTTACGGAACCATTTTGGCGACTTGGAAAGATGTTCCAAGAGTCGAGAGAAATGTGGCTCTTCCAGGGCTTATCAGAACATTGAAGATGATGGGAACCCACGGGCTTACTTTTGCTGCCATTGGAGGTGTTTACATTGGTGTTGAACAGCTGGTTCAGAACTTTAGGTGCAAGAGGGATTTTTACAATGGTGCTATTGGTGGTTTTGCTGCTGGAGCTTCTGTGCTTGGTTATAGAG CAAGGAGCATCCCAACAGCTATAGCTGCAGGTGCAACTCTAGCTATTACCTCTGCTTTGATTGATTCTGGAGGTCAGACCACAAGAGTAGACACTGGCAGAGAGTACTATCCTTACACCGTAGAGAAAAGAGCTGAAGCTGATTCCTGA